The proteins below are encoded in one region of Archocentrus centrarchus isolate MPI-CPG fArcCen1 chromosome 13, fArcCen1, whole genome shotgun sequence:
- the LOC115790123 gene encoding olfactory receptor 6C74-like has product MSNLTTFSYFILGAYLNVGKLQYFYFTITALLYFVIVFVNTSLIVIICVNRSLHEPMYMFLCSLFVNELYGSTGLFPFLLIQILSDVHTVSAPLCFLQIFCVHTYGSIEFSNLAVMSYDRYLAICSPLHYKTQMTSNNTAILIIVVWVYSLVKFIIHLSLNLRLTLCGNVLNSLYCQNYPVVKLACSDTQVNNIYGILGIFLSLVVPLFPVLFSYMRILKVCFSGSKEARQKSVSTCTPQLVSLLNFSFGCCFEIFQSRFDTTSLPIALRLFLSLYFLMMQPILNPIVYGIQMSKIRDVYKHVICSNISCRCSKA; this is encoded by the coding sequence atgtCTAATTTAACAACTTTCTCTTATTTCATTCTTGGAGCTTATTTGAATGTTGGAAAGTTACAATATTTCTATTTCACAATAACTGCTCTGCTTTACTTTGTTATAGTTTTTGTAAACACGTCACTGATTGTGATTATCTGTGTGAACAGAAGCTTACATGAACCTATGTACATGTTTCTGTGCAGCCTGTTTGTAAATGAGCTGTATGGTAGTACAGGGCTGTTTCCATTCCTCCTGATTCAGATCCTCTCTGATGTTCACActgtttctgctcctctgtgcttcctgcagattttctgtgttcacacaTATGGAAGTATAGAGTTTTCAAACTTAGCCGTCATGTCTTATGACAGATATCTTGCTATTTGTTCTCCTCTACATTATAAAACACAAATGACATCTAACAATACAGCTATTCTTATTATTGTGGTATGGGTGTACTCGTTAGTGaaatttattattcatttgtcCTTAAACCTGCGTCTGACCCTgtgtggaaatgttttaaacagTTTGTATTGTCAGAATTATCCAGTTGTTAAGTTGGCATGTTCTGACACACAGGTGAATAATATTTATGGGATTTTAGGTATTTTTCTTTCGCTTGTTGTCCCTCTTTTCCCAGTCCTGTTCTCTTACATGAGAATCttgaaagtgtgtttttctggcTCCAAAGAGGCGAGACAAAAAAGTGTCAGTACCTGCACACCTCAGCTTGTGTCGCTCTTGAATTTTTCCTTTGGTTGCtgttttgaaatatttcagagCAGATTTGATACGACCAGCTTACCCATCGCACTGCgactcttcctgtctctgtatTTTCTCATGATGCAACCGATTTTGAATCCGATTGTGTACGGAATACAAATGTCAAAAATCAGAGATGTTTATAAACATGTGATCTGTTCTAATATTTCATGTAGGTGCAGTAAAGCTTAA
- the LOC115790124 gene encoding olfactory receptor 1038-like: MSNLTTFSYFILGAYLNAGTLQYFYFTITALLYFVIVFLNTSLIVIICVNRSLHEPMYMFLCSLFVNELYGSTGLFPFLLIQILSDIHTISVPLCFLQIFCVHTYGSVEFSNLAVMSYDRYLAICSPLHYKTKMTSNNTAVLIIVVWVCCSVKINIHIALNLRLTPCGNVLNSLYCQNYPVVKLACSDTQVNNIYGVFDIFLSLVVPLLPVLFSYMRILQVCFFGSKEARQKSITTCTPQVVSLLNFSFGACFEMFQSRFDTTSLPSALRLFLSLYFLMMQPILNPIMYGIQMSKIRNVYKHVLCSKMSCRCSKA; encoded by the coding sequence atgtCTAATTTAACAACTTTCTCTTATTTCATTCTCGGAGCTTATTTGAATGCTGGAACGTTACAATATTTCTATTTCACAATAACTGCTTTGCTTTACTTTGTTATAGTTTTTCTAAACACGTCACTGATTGTGATTATCTGTGTGAACAGAAGCTTACATGAACCTATGTACATGTTTCTGTGCAGCCTGTTTGTAAATGAGCTGTATGGTAGTACAGGGCTGTTTCCATTCCTCCTGATTCAGATCCTCTCTGATATTCACACTATTTCTGTTCCTCTGTGTTTCCTACAGATTTTCTGTGTGCACACATATGGAAGTGTAGAGTTTTCAAACTTAGCCGTCATGTCTTATGACAGATATCTTGCTATTTGTTCTCCTCtacattataaaacaaaaatgacatctAACAATACTGCTGTTCTTATTATTGTGGTATGGGTGTGCTGTTCAGTGAAAATTAATATTCATATAGCCTTAAACCTGCGTCTGACTCCatgtggaaatgttttaaacagTTTGTATTGTCAGAATTATCCAGTTGTTAAGTTGGCATGTTCTGACACACAGGTGAATAATATTTATGgggtttttgatatttttctctctcttgttgTCCCTCTTCTTCCAGTCCTGTTCTCTTACATGAGAATCCTGCAAGTGTGTTTTTTTGGCTCCAAAGAGGCGAGACAAAAAAGTATCACTACCTGCACACCTCAGGTTGTGTCACTCTTGAATTTTTCCTTTGGTGCCTGTTTTGAAATGTTTCAGAGCAGATTTGATACGACCAGCTTACCCAGCGCACTGCgactcttcctgtctctgtatTTTCTCATGATGCAACCGATTTTGAATCCGATCATGTACGGAATACAAATGTCAAAAATCAGAAATGTTTATAAACATGTGCTCTGTTCTAAAATGTCATGTAGGTGCAGTAAAGCTTAA